ACCAAAGCCACAAGTGATAGAAGTTCTTATGAATGAGTATTCCCCTAACTTTTTTCTTATGATATAGTTATGTAACTGAAACAATTTAGAAAGCAGATGATATTCTATGTATGATTACCACCATCTCTCGCACGTAAAAGAACAATCTAAATCTAAAAAAACACTTTGGGCCACTTTATTCATTACTATATTTTTTACTATTGTAGAAATCATTGGGGGGATATGGTCTAATTCATTGGCTCTGTTATCTGACTCAGCACATATGATTTCAGATGTATTTGCTTTAAGTTTAAGTATGACCGCGATATACTTAGCCACAAGACCACCAAATGCTAAGTATACCTTTGGATTCCTTCGTTTTGAAATCATTGCTTCCTTTTTAAATGGACTAGCGCTCGCTGTAATTGCCATTGGTATTTTTATAGAAGGTATTCGAAGATTTATTAATCCAGAACCTATTAATTTTAAACTGATGCTTGTCATTGCAATCATTGGTTTTATAGTAAATGCTATTTTAACTTTTATTTTAAGCAGGAGCATTGAAGAGGAAGAAAATTTAAATGTACAAAGTGCTTTATGGCACTTTATAGGAGACTTGCTAAGTTCCCTAGGAGTCATCATTTCCGCTATTTTGATTTACTTTACAGGATTAGTTTTTTTTGATCCTTTAATTAGTCTTGTGATTGGTGGTATTATCTTTACTGGTGGAGCTAAAATAATCCGTGAATCTTATTTAATTTTAATGGAATCTGTACCACATAAATTTGATTTAGATGAAATTCGTGAGGACATTAGCCAAGTAGAAGGTGTCGAAGACGTTCATGAACTGCACTTATGGTCTGTATCAACAGAACATTATTCATTAACTGCTCATGTATTCATAGATCAGCAAATACAGCCATTTTGCGTGATACTCGCCATCAATGAATCATTAAAAGAAAAGTATGGAATTACACATACAACCATTCAAGTAGAACATGCCAATATTCATGACCATGGTGAATATGGTAAAGAATTTTTACAGCAAAAAAAATCTGAAAAGTAAAACATACAATTAAATTCCCGCTCATCAAACCAATATATAGTAAACATTTAAGATGTAAGCTGTTGTCATATCAATTGACGGCAGCTTTTTTGGTTCTCTCCATCACTTCACACAAGTCAATTATCTCTTTTATTCTTGTTTTATATTATATATTTCTTAATAATTTCTTCATTTTTATCTTATTAGAAAGTTAAGAATTGTTTATTACACTTACTAACAGATGAGAAGACAAGGAAGTGAGACATGAGTGGGCGTATCAATGATCATTTGAAATACAAGGCTGATAAAATCAAAAACATCATATGAAGGAGAGATTAAACATGATTCAAGTTGAAAATCTTAGTCATCAATTTAAAATTGGGAAGAAGAAAAGAGAAACGATTGTCCCAGTATTAGAGAATATTAATTTAGAAGTGAATAAAGGAGAAATTGTCACAATTGTAGGGAAGAGTGGTTCAGGAAAATCAACCCTGTTGAATTTAATCAGTGGATATATTCGACCTACTGAAGGCAATATTTTCATAAATAATCAAAATGTCTCTGAATTTAGTGAGGGAGCTTGGGCAAAATTCCGCATCAATCATCTGGGTTTTATATTTCAAAGTTTTCAACTGATTCCTAGTATGACAGCCTATCAAAATGTAGAACTTCCATTAATTATAAAAGGGGCTAGTGAAGTTGCTAGGAAAAAACAAACGTTGGACATGCTTGAAATGGTTGGTTTAGCAGAGCATGCCTCATTTTATCCAAATGAATTATCTGGAGGACAACAGCAACGAATAAGCATAGCAAGAGCTTTAATTGTAAAACCACCTATTATATTGGCTGATGAACCTACAGGAAGTTTAGACAGTGAAAACGAACAGGAATTATTAAATTTTATTCAGAAATTGAACCAAGATTATAATATAACATTTTTAATCATTACACATGATGATCAGGTTGCAAATATAGGACATCGGACGTTTACCATCAAAGACGGCAAAACACAAGGAGGCAGAAATTATGAAATTCAAAGATAAAGTTCGTTTTGTTAGACAAAATATGAAAAAAAATCGGATGAGAGTGTTTATGACAATTTTAGCAACAGCCATCGGTTGCGCCTTTTTAATCTTGTTGGCTTCTGTTGGTTTTGGACTAGAGAAGTCTATAGTTTCCGACTTAACTGAAGGGAGACTAGCAAATGAAATATCTATATATCATGATAAAGACTTTGAACAACTGAATGATGAAGATATAGAGATATTAAAACAGATTGAGCATGTCAAAACAGTGACTAAACGAAATAATTTACATCAAGAAGTGATGTTCAAATTAGATGGATATGAAGCAAATTGGCCTTGGGTTTATGCCACTGACTTCCCATCTGAAATAGAAGCTGGATTAGAATTAAGTGATGGAAGAATGCCTGAATCTAATGATGAAATTATAATAGCTTATCACTTTAATGAAATTTTAACTGAAGGAAGCCAAAAAGAGAATGAAATTGTATATTATGAAGAGGATTTGATTGGTAAAACCATAGATCTTCAAGTGATATATTATGATAATGAAGGAATGAAACAATATAAATCGTTTCCTGTAAAAATAGTAGGAATAACTAAACAACCACCTCCTAATGTCAAAGAACAATTTGCAATTATTTCCGAACCCTTACTAAATGAAATTGAAGATTTTACAATGAAACTTTTTCTTAATTCAGAACAAAGTAACGACGGAGATCTTAAAAACTTAAATATAGATAATGAAAAAACTTATGACGACGTAAAAATATATACAAATCATTTAGAAAATGTGAGTGATGTAACTGAAAAATTGAATGAGCTTGGTTATGGGAACTATTCTGTTACAAGTGAACTGGGACAAATCAATACTCTGTTTCTTGTTATAAAAATTGGCTTGATATTTGTTGGAACCATTGCCTTAATTATTGCTTCTATCGGTATCTATAACACGATGACAATGGCAGTTACAGAGCGTACGCAAGATATTGGCATTATGAAAGCAATTGGAGCACATCCTTCCACAATAAAACAAATCTTCCTAATTGAAAGCAGTTATATTGGTCTGATAGGTGCATTTATTGGTACTGTATTTGCTTATGCAACAAGTTTTGTTATTAATTTTGCAACACCAATACTTATTGGAACTCTTAGTGGCAATGAAGGAGTAGACAATCAAAATATAATGTTGACTTATATCCCAATCTCATTAGTTGCCACTTCAGTCTCAATTAGTTTATTAGTAGCTATATTTTCAGGGTGGCGACCTGCGAAAAAAGCAACAACAATAGATGTACTGAAAGCGATGCGTAGAGATATATAACAATTTAACATTTAAGTAAATAGGAAAGTAAATTAATAATATAGACCCTTATTTATCATTAAAATTAGATAAATAAGGGGTTTATTATAATTCCAAATAAATACCCTTCAGAAAAAGATCAAATTTCTTTCTATACTCAACCACTTTGTTCTTCAATTCATCACCTCTCTTATTTTTGCTAAAAGTAAAGTTTGCTTTACGTAAAGTTTATTTTACATTTTTATAAAATCTGAGGATGCTTAAAACTTGATATTTTTAAATAATTTAATAATAGGAAAAAAGCCCGTATCAATTTGATTACGGGATATTATTTTTGGTACCGTTCTTTTCAACTTTTTATAAGTGACATGATTTAGAACCTTTATGTTCATTACGTTTAAATTTTTTAGTTACAATTTTTCTTGTTCTTCATTTTTTTCAAAATGGGAATACGGTATCTCTTGAAAATATAATATAATACAAAATACAATATAATACTGCTTAAAATACTGTTAATTACTGCCCCTATCATAAAATCATATGTCATCGTTAAGACATCCATATGCTCTAAACGAAAAAATAGCAATTCTCCTATTTGATAATTCCCGATAAATAATAATGGCCAAATAAAAGATCCTAATGATGCTGCTATGAGTGTTGCAACCATATTTGCCTTAAATATTTTTGCTATAGCAATAGATAATATAGGACCGATTCCAAACGTAGGAAACCAACATGGAATAAGTCCTAATGAAAATCCAAGAGAAATTTGTTTAGCCCCGCCTTTTAATCGAAACAATCGAATAAAGTGATATTTTATATCTCTAAACCTTTTTTTCATTGATAATCGTCCTTTTTAAGCCAATATCGTCAAGTAATGAATCATTCCATTAAATAACATACTATAATTCTGTAAATGAAACACAATGGTTGAACCTCATCAGCTTGTTGATACTAACCCTTTAAGGTTATTTTCTCTGATGTAATTTGTATAAATAATAGACGAGATCATTTTTTTAAAGAAATTTAATTTAGACTCATGTTATCATACGTAGGTTTTATAAGTAAGTACTAATTTATTTTAGTACCTATTTTTAAGAAGTTGCAATTTGAACTGTTACTTTAAATAAATCGCCATCTAACTCTATCTTGAGCATACCTCCATGCAAATCAACAATGGATTGAGCGATAGCAAGCCCTAACCCAGATCCTTCTGTATGGCGTGACTTATCTGCTCGTTTAAATCGTTCAAGCAATTCATTAATATTTTCTCCAAGCTCATATTTAGTTACATTTTTTATTACAAATTCTGCTTGTCCATTCTCATGCTTTAATGCAACATATACTCTCGACCCTTTAAGTGAATATTTCATAGCATTAACGATTAGATTATCTAACACGCGCCACCATCTTTGTCCATCCACATTTGCAATAACAGGTGTTTCTGGTATTGTTACTTTGAGTTCTAGCCCTGATTGTTCAAGTTGTTCTTGATGTTCACCTAACACTTGTTGTAATAATTGTGCCAAATCTACCTCTTGTTTATGCAGTTCTAAATTCCCACTAGCCATCTTTGATACTTCAAACAAATCCTCAATCAATATTTTTAATCGATTGGACTTGCGTTCCAATATTTTCACATATTCTACTCTCTCTTCTTCCGTCAACTCATGATTTTTCAATAAATCTGTATATGTGATAATTGACGTAAGCGGTGTTCTCAAATCGTGACTAACATTTGTAATCAACTCTGTTTTTAATCGTTCACTCTTAGCCTGTTCTGTTAATGAAGACTTGATTCCAGCTCTAAGCTTATTCAAATTTGCTGCATGTTTTGCTATTACTGACTTTCCTTTTTCAGGTACAGGGTCATGTAAAGTACCATCAACTAAACGTTCTGTTGCAATAAATACCCAATTCAAATAACCAATTTTTCTAAATATTAACGTTACTAAAGGTATCCCAATGAAAAGAATAAATAAAACATACATAAAAGCAATATTAGAATAAAATGCAAACTGTATTATAGCCGTTGTCAATGAGCCCCAGACAAATATTAAAATTAAGGTTAACAATACTTGTATTCCAATAGAAGTTTTTGCAAATACATCTTGAATTGTATACAAAAACTTAGCAATCAAACTGTTTTTTATTTTTGAAATCAAACCGTCTCTATCTCTAACCATTTCATATATCCAAATCAATTGACAAATCCCGAACCATATAGAAAAAACTACAATC
The window above is part of the Chengkuizengella sp. SCS-71B genome. Proteins encoded here:
- a CDS encoding cation diffusion facilitator family transporter, which produces MYDYHHLSHVKEQSKSKKTLWATLFITIFFTIVEIIGGIWSNSLALLSDSAHMISDVFALSLSMTAIYLATRPPNAKYTFGFLRFEIIASFLNGLALAVIAIGIFIEGIRRFINPEPINFKLMLVIAIIGFIVNAILTFILSRSIEEEENLNVQSALWHFIGDLLSSLGVIISAILIYFTGLVFFDPLISLVIGGIIFTGGAKIIRESYLILMESVPHKFDLDEIREDISQVEGVEDVHELHLWSVSTEHYSLTAHVFIDQQIQPFCVILAINESLKEKYGITHTTIQVEHANIHDHGEYGKEFLQQKKSEK
- a CDS encoding ABC transporter ATP-binding protein, giving the protein MIQVENLSHQFKIGKKKRETIVPVLENINLEVNKGEIVTIVGKSGSGKSTLLNLISGYIRPTEGNIFINNQNVSEFSEGAWAKFRINHLGFIFQSFQLIPSMTAYQNVELPLIIKGASEVARKKQTLDMLEMVGLAEHASFYPNELSGGQQQRISIARALIVKPPIILADEPTGSLDSENEQELLNFIQKLNQDYNITFLIITHDDQVANIGHRTFTIKDGKTQGGRNYEIQR
- a CDS encoding ABC transporter permease — its product is MKFKDKVRFVRQNMKKNRMRVFMTILATAIGCAFLILLASVGFGLEKSIVSDLTEGRLANEISIYHDKDFEQLNDEDIEILKQIEHVKTVTKRNNLHQEVMFKLDGYEANWPWVYATDFPSEIEAGLELSDGRMPESNDEIIIAYHFNEILTEGSQKENEIVYYEEDLIGKTIDLQVIYYDNEGMKQYKSFPVKIVGITKQPPPNVKEQFAIISEPLLNEIEDFTMKLFLNSEQSNDGDLKNLNIDNEKTYDDVKIYTNHLENVSDVTEKLNELGYGNYSVTSELGQINTLFLVIKIGLIFVGTIALIIASIGIYNTMTMAVTERTQDIGIMKAIGAHPSTIKQIFLIESSYIGLIGAFIGTVFAYATSFVINFATPILIGTLSGNEGVDNQNIMLTYIPISLVATSVSISLLVAIFSGWRPAKKATTIDVLKAMRRDI
- a CDS encoding DUF2062 domain-containing protein; amino-acid sequence: MKKRFRDIKYHFIRLFRLKGGAKQISLGFSLGLIPCWFPTFGIGPILSIAIAKIFKANMVATLIAASLGSFIWPLLFIGNYQIGELLFFRLEHMDVLTMTYDFMIGAVINSILSSIILYFVLYYIFKRYRIPILKKMKNKKNCN
- a CDS encoding histidine kinase dimerization/phospho-acceptor domain-containing protein, coding for MHITFDNADRFIGSKDYFDSEEFKYSYNNFLDYLGLMELDAFDLENITINQSHIEDYRNRYGSLSDELSVIETEYNVRISEAQNFGNTEVIDALKAERNLKIHDIKKIFKDDVYVEEKIRTELKEAINSYLEQLQFGNNFYQLEYNVFSYELNNTETGEKFSRGDLSENVVFSMNYNDKNGFLKLPITLHNISPMLDQLLDGSSAMYEGKIMIPASKTHLIPAHQSFNIERNITLSSIVIGIIALITILFIFKFRKSWFRDGFMIRLFDKWPLEICLLLLIVNVVILTVFLIILKQEYSNFFYGNFSIPLDILSLMIVVFSIWFGICQLIWIYEMVRDRDGLISKIKNSLIAKFLYTIQDVFAKTSIGIQVLLTLILIFVWGSLTTAIIQFAFYSNIAFMYVLFILFIGIPLVTLIFRKIGYLNWVFIATERLVDGTLHDPVPEKGKSVIAKHAANLNKLRAGIKSSLTEQAKSERLKTELITNVSHDLRTPLTSIITYTDLLKNHELTEEERVEYVKILERKSNRLKILIEDLFEVSKMASGNLELHKQEVDLAQLLQQVLGEHQEQLEQSGLELKVTIPETPVIANVDGQRWWRVLDNLIVNAMKYSLKGSRVYVALKHENGQAEFVIKNVTKYELGENINELLERFKRADKSRHTEGSGLGLAIAQSIVDLHGGMLKIELDGDLFKVTVQIATS